GTCGGGGTCCGGGCTCGCGTTGGTGAACGGCAGCACGGCGATGGCGCGCCGCGCGGCGGCGCTGGCGTAGTCCGGCAGCCCGGAGAGCGGGGTCACCAGCGCCTCGCAGAACTCCGCGACGGTCGCGAAGCGGTCGGCCGGCTCCTTGGCCAGGGCGCGGAGCAGCGCCTGCTCCACCGGCGCCGGGACCTCAGGCCGGCGGGCCCGCGGCGGCGGGGGCGGCTCGGTGGCGTGGCGGGCCATCGTGGCGCGCGGCCCCGAGCCGGTGAACGGCGGCAGGCCGGTGAGCAGCTCGTACAGCACGCAGGCCAGCGCGTACTGGTCGCTGCGCGCATCGAGCACCGGGTCGCCGCTGGCCTGCTCGGGGCTCATGTAGTCCGGGGTGCCGACCGCCATGCCCGGCGCCGTGACCGAACCGGCCGGCTCGCAGGCGTCGCACAGGCCGCGCGCCACGCCGAAGTCGGCCACCACCGGCTCCCCCTCCTGCAGCAGGATGTTCTCCGGCTTGATGTCGCGATGCAGGATGCCGCGGCGGTGGGCGTAGTCGAGCGCCGCCCCGACCGCGCGCACCAGGCGGATGGCCTGGCCCACCGGGAGGCGGCCCTCGGCGCGGAGCAGGTCGCGCAGCGAACCGCCCGCCACCAGCGGCATCACGTAGAACAGCAGCGCGGCGCCGCCCGGGCCGGGCAGCTCGCCCGAGTCGTACAGCGGCAGGATGTGGGGATGGCCCAGCTGGGCGGCGTAACGGATCTCGCGCAGGAAGCGGTCGGCCGACTCCCCTGACGCGAGCAGGCCGGCCCGGATCGCCTTGATGGCGACGGGCCGGCCGTGGCGGCGGTCCTGGGCGCGGAGCACGACCGCCATCCCGCCGTGCCCGATCGGGGCCTCGAGGTCGTACCGGCCGGCCAGCGCCGCGCGCAGCGCCTCCAGCGAGTCGTGCGGGTCGGCGGCGGAGGGGTCGTCGCCGCGGCTCACGCCGGGTAGAACCTCCCGCCCGCCTCCGCCATCCGCACCAGGGTGTCGCAGGGCGTGAAGCGCGGGCCGTGGACGGCGGCGAGCGCGCGGAGCACTTCCACCACCCGTGGCGCGCCGAGGTCGTCGATGTAGCGGAGCGGGCCGCCGCGGAACGGCGGGTACCCGATCCCGAAGATGGCGCCGATGTCGCCGTCGCGCGGACTGCGGACCACCCCCTCGCCCATGGCCATCGCGGCCTCGTTGAGCATGCTGTAGACCAGGCGCTGCTCGGCGTCGGTGGTGGCGGCGGGGGCGCGCGGCTTGAGGCCGAGGAGGTCGTAGACCGACTCGTCGGGGCCGGTCTTCTGTCCCTTGTGGTAGTGGTAGAACCCCTTGCCGTTCTTGCGCCCGAGCCGCTGGTCGGCGAGCAGCTTGCCGATGAGCTCCGAGGGCTTGAGCCGGTCGCCGTAGGCGGCGTGCATCACCGTGCCTGCCTTGGCGCCCACGTCGAGGCCCACCTCGTCGAGCAGGGTGATGGGCCCGACCGGGAAGCCGAAGCGGGTCATCAGCCGGTCGAGCAGCTCCATCGGCACCCCTTCGCTGAAGAGGTGGCCGGCCTCGTTCATGTAGGGGATCAGGATCCGGTTCACCCAGAAGCCGGGCCGGTCGCGGACCACGATCACGGTCTTGCCGATCTTGCGGCCGAACTGCACCGCGGTGGCGATGGCGTCGGGACTGGTGCGGTCGGTGGGGATGACCTCGAGCAGCGGCATCCGGTCCACCGGCGAGAAGAAGTGCATCCCGAGCACGCTCGCCGGCCGCGCCGCCCGGGCCGCGATGTCGGCGATGGGAATGGTCGAGGTGTTGGTGGCGAAGATCGTCGTGGCCGGGGTGGCCGCCTCGGTCTCGGCCAGCACCGTGCGCTTGACGTCGAGGTCCTCGAACACCGCCTCGATCACCAGGTCGGCGCGCGGGAAGCTGGTGAAGTCGGTGCCGCCCGAGAGCAGCGCCGCGAGACGCTCGTACTCGAACCGGGTGATCCGCTTCCGCTTGAGCCGGCCGTGGAGGATGTCGGTGGCGGCCTTGAGCCCCTTCCCCACCCGGGCCAGCTCGGTGTCCCTGACCCGCACGTCGACGCCGGCGCTGCTCACCGCCGTCCCCGCGATGCCCGCCCCCATGAATCCGGACCCGATCACCGCCAGGCGCTCCACCGTGCGCGGGGTGGCCGTCACGCCCTCGGGGAGGCCATCGTCCTTCTTGAGCGCGGTGGTGGCGAAGAAGATCCCGATCAGCTTGCGGGAGACGTCGGTGGCGGCGAGCTCGCCGAACTTCTGGTGCTCCACCGCGAACCCGCGCGCGAGCCCGCCCTCGAGGCCGGCCTTCACCGCCGCCAGCGCCGCGAGGGGCGCGGGGTAATGACCGCCGCTCTTCTTGAGGGTGTCCTTGCGCGCCTTGTGATAGACGAACATCCGCCCGGGGATGCTGCGGTCGAAGATCGCCCCCATGAGCCCGCCGCGGGCGGGCCGGCTGGCCGGCCGCGCGGGGACGCCGGCGGCCAGCAGCCGCTCCGCCGCCGCGAGCGCGGTGTCGAGCAGGATGGCCTTCGGCACCAGCTCGTCCACCATGCCGAGCTTGAAGGCCTTGGACCCGCCCTCGGTCTTGCCGGGCATGATGATCCCGAGCGCGGCGGAGAGCCCGATCAGGCGGGGGAGCCGCACGCAACCGCCCGCGCCGGGCAGCAGCCCCAGCTGCACCTCGGGGAGGCCGATCTGGGTCCGGGGGTGGTCGGTGGCCACGCGCCAGTCGCAGGCCAGCGCCAGCTCGTAGCCGCCGCCGAGGCAGGCGCCGTGGATGGCGCAGACCACCGGCTTGGGGAAGTCGTCCAGCCGCTGCAGCATCGCCTGGCCCTCGCGGGAGAGGCGGGTGAACGCCTCCTGGCCCGCGAGCCGGGTGAATTCCTCGATGTCGGCGCCGGCGATGAAGCTGTCGGGCTTGCCGGAGGTGATCACCAGCGCCTGCACCGCGGCGTCGCCGCGCACCTGCTCCAGCGCCGCCTCGAACTCCTGCTTGACCTGGGCGTTGAGCTTGTTGACGGGCTCGCCCGGCAGGTCGAGCGTGAGGACGGCGACGCGGCCGTGGGTCCGGAGGGTCAGGGCGGTCATACGCGCTCCAGCACCATGGCGAAGCCCATCCCGCCCTGGGCGCAGATGGAGATGAGGCCGAACTGCACGTCGCGGTGCACCATCTCGTTGGCGAGCGTGGTGGCGATGCGGGCGCCGGTGGCGCCGAAGGGATGGCCGATCGCGAGGGAGCCGCCATGGACGTTGGTCCGCTCCCAGTCGACCTCGCCCACCGGCCCGCTGCGGCCCAGCTTCGTGGCCCACGCCGGGCTGGCCCAGGCCTGGGCGTTGGAGAGCACCTGACTGGCGAACGCCTCGTGGATCTCCACCAGGCCGAGTTCCTTCCAGGTGATCCCGGCGCGGTCGAGCGCCTTCGGGACGGCGTAGGCCGGCCCCATCAGGAGCTGCCACCCGGGATCCACGGCGGCCACCGCGTAGCTCCGCACCACCGCCAGCGGCCGGTAGCCGAGGGCGCGGGCCTTCTCCTCGTTCATCATCAGGACCACCGCGGCGCCATCGGTGAGCGCCGAGGCGTTGCCGGCGGTGACCGAGCCATAGCGGCGGTCGAACACCGGCTTGAGCTTGGCCAGCTGCTCCAGCGAGGTGTCGCCGCGGACCAGGTTGTCGGTGGTGACCACCTCGTCCATCCCGCGGCCGCCGAACCAGGGCGCGATCTCCTGCGCCAGGCGTCCGCTCTGGGTGGCGGCGGCGGCGCGCTGGTGGCTCAGCAGCGCCAGGCGGTCCTGCGCCTCACGGGTGATGCCGTTCTCCTTGGCCATCTTCTCCGCCGACTGCCCCATCGACTCGCCGGTGGAGGGTTCGGCGATGGCGGGGGAGACCGGGATGAGGTCCCGGGGCCGGATCTTGAGGAAGGTCCCCACCCGCTGGCCCAGGGTCTTCGCCTTGCTCGCCTCGAGCAGGATCTGGGTCATCCGCTTGCTGTGCAGGATGGGGATGTCGGAGAGCGACTCGACCCCGCCCGCCAGCACCACGTCGGCGTGCCCGAGGGTGATCTGGTCCGCGGCGTAGGTGATGGCCTGGCCGGCGGAGGCGCAGGCGCGGTTCATGGAGAAGGCGGGGACGGTGCGCGGCAGCTGCGGCAGCAGGCTCACCTCGCGCGCCACGTTGGGGGCGAGGACCGAGGCCACCACCTGCCCGAAGGCCACCTCATCGACCAGGGCGCCGTCGAGCGCGGTGCGCGCGAGCAGCTCCTGGGTGACGCGGCGGGCCAGCTGCACCGCGGTGACATCCTTGAAGACGGTGCCGCTCCGGGCGAAGGGCGTGCGCAGGCCGGAGACGATCGCGGGACGACGGGGGGAAGCCATGGCAGGTTCTCGGGGTACTCGGGGCGCCGGCCCGGGAGCCGGCACCGTTGCCGCGCACCGCGGTGCGCGCTTATGCTATGCCCGCTGGGCCACGATCGAGGCGACGGCGCGGACCTTGTTGCCCTCGATGGGCTCGAAGACCTCCCGGCCGTGGAGGGATTCGAACGGGCTCACCAGCCGGGCCAGTTCCCCCGGCTGCAGCAGGTGGTCGTCGCTGGTCGGGCCCCAGCCGAGGGCCCGCTGCCAGTCCAGGTAGGTCTCCATGATCAGGAGCCCTCCGGGCGCCACCAGTTCCTGGACGTCCTCCATCCGTTCGCGGTCAAGATAGTTGAACAGCAGCACCACCTCAAAGCGCCCGAGCGCCGGCCACTCGCCCGTGAGATCCACCGCCTGGAAGTCCACCTGCACGCCCAGCCGGACGGCCGCCTCGCGGCCCGTCTCCAGCTTGACGTCGTCGTGGTCCAGCGCCGTGACCGTGGCGCCCCACTGCGCCGCCTTGAGCGCGTGCCGGCCCTCCCCGCAGGCCAGGTCGAGCACCCGCATCCCCGGACGGATGAGGTAGTCGTGCCACACGAGCCAGGTGCTGGGCCGGGGAAGGTACAGGACGGGCGGGGGCGCCCCGCGGGTGAGATCTGGCATCGACCCTCGATCGAGCGACTGAGCGCGTCGCCGGTGGACCTGCTCATCATCGGCGGCGGCATCACCGGCGCCGGCATCGCGCGGGATGCGGCGATGCGCGGCCTGTCCACCATCCTCGTGGAACAGCACGACCTGGCCTTCGGCACCAGCTCGCGCTCCAGCCGCCTGATTCACGGCGGGCTGCGCTACCTCGAGGAGGGGGACCTCAAGCTGGTCTTCGAGGCGCTGGCGGAGCGGAAGGTGCTGCTCACCATCGCGCCCCACCTGGTGCATCGGCTGCCGTTCGTCTTCCCGGTGCACCAGGGCGACCGGGTGCCGCTGTGGCAGATCTGGGCGGGCATCTGGCTGTACGACCTGCTGGCCGCCTTCCGCAATGTGAAGCGCCACCGCTTCCTCGGCAAGCGCGGACTGCTGCAGCTGGAGCCGATGCTGCGGGACAAGGGCCTGCAGGGCGGCGCCCGCTACTACGATGCCCAGTGCGATGACGCCCGCCTGGTGGTGGCCACGGCGCGGAGCGCCATCCGGCACGGCGCCCAGGTGGCGAACTACATGGCAGTAGAGGAGTTACTGAAGGCCGACGGCCGGGTCCGGGGCGCCCGCATCCGGGACCGCCTGACCGGCGCCACCGGCACTATCCAGGCCCACGTGGTGGTGAACGCCACGGGCCCCTGGTGCGACCAGCTGCGGCGGCTCGAGGATCCCGCCGCCACCCCGCTGCTCCGCCCCACCAAGGGGACCCACGTGGTGGTCCGCCGGAACCGCCTGGGCCATGAGGCGGCGGTGACCCTCACCAGCCCCATCGACGGCCGGGTGATGTTCGTGCTCCCCTGGGGGGAGTTCTCGTACATCGGCACCACGGACACCGACACCACCGAGGGCCCCGACGCGGTGCGCGCCACGGCGGACGACGTGGTGTACCTCCTCCGCTCCGCCAACGCCGCCTTCCCCAATGCCCACCTCGACGCGCGCGACGTGATCGCCACCTGGGCCGGGCTCCGGCCCCTGATCGCCCCGCCGGACCGGGTCGGCGCCTCCCAGATCCCGCGGGAGCACGTCATCGTCACCGGGCCCGGGGGGATGCTGTCGATCGCCGGCGGCAAGCTCACCACCTATCGCACCATGGCGGCGGAGCTGGTGGACGAGGTGACCGCCGCGCTGCACGCGCTCGACGGCCGCCCCCGTGCCCCGCGCCCCGCCACCGACCGCGAGCCGCTCCCCGGCGGCGAGGTGCCCGACCTCGAGCCGCTGGGCCAGGCGGGGCTGGAGCTCGGGCTGCCGATCGCCGCGGTGGATCACATCGTGCGCACCTTCGGCACCGAGTGCGCCGCGGTCTTCAACCTGGTCCGGGAGGAGCGCGGCCTGGCGGCGCCGCTCAGCCCGGATCACCCCGCCATCGGGGCGGAGGTGGTGCACGTGGCGCGGCGGGAGTTCGCCCGGCTGGTCGAGGACGTCCTGGTGCGGCGGCTGCACCTCTACTACGAGACCACCGACCGGGGCGCGGGCGCGGCGGGCCGCACCGCCGAGCTGCTCGGCGCGGAGCTGGGGTGGAGCGCGGAACGGATCGAGAAGGAACGGCTCCGCTACCACGCCATGGCCACCGACCCGCTCCCGTCCGCGTAGGTCCGCAACGCAAACCGCCGGCGCATCCGAGCGCCGGCGGCTGCCCTGCCCCATCGACACCGCCGGCCGGCTACTGCACCACGATGGTCCCGGTCATCTGGGCCCCGTGGATGGCGCAGTCGTAGGTGAACGTGCCCGCGTTGGTGAACTGCACGGTGTAGCCCGCCCCCGTGAGGTTCCCGCTGCTGGTGAACCCCTGCCCGATCGAGTGCACCGTGTGGGTGCCGCCGACCAGGTTCCACTGCATCGACTGCCCGACCACCAGGGTGTCCACCGCGGGATCGGAGGTCCCGTTGGTCACGCTGGTGAAGAAGTCGCTGCCCACGTTCACCTGCCGGGCGGTGGGCACCACGGTGAGGGTGAAGGGGATCACCGTGGCGAGCGCCGTGATGGTGGCGTTGAGCAGCGCCGGACCCGCCGACGCGCCCGCCACCACCGTCACTGAGGCCTGGCCATTGGTGCCGGTGCTGTTGAAGCCCACCGAGGGGGTGAGGCTGCCGCTGCCCACGGCCCACGTCACCACCACGCCCTGGATGCCGTTGCCGAACTGGTCCGCGACCTTCACCGTGGCCTGCTGGCCGAAGGCCGTGCTGACCGCCGCGAACTGCTCCGACCCGCTGATCGCGGAGAACGTGCTGATGGCGCCGGGCGTCCCGGTGGCGGCAAAGGCCAGGGGGGAATTGACCGCCCCGCTGAGCGAAGCCGACAGCGACTGGGCGCCGGCGATGTTCCCCAGGGTCCAGTTGGTGGTGGCGATGCCGTTCTGGTCGGTGGTGCTCTGGGTGGGGGTCACCGAGCCGTTGCCGGTGGCCCAGGTGATCACCTGGCCCTCCACCGGGTCGCCGTCATCGGTCACCACCACGCGGATGTTGTTGGCCAGGGCGGTGCCGACCGCCGCCACCTGGTTGTCGCCGTTGGCCACGGCGGCCTTGGCGATCGTGAGGGTGGGATTGTTGCCGCTGCCGCCGCCACCGCTGCCGCCACACGCGGCGATGAGCGCCGCGGCTACTCCCAGCAGCGCGCCCTGCCAGGCTGTCCTTCGCATGCAACCTCCGAAAGGTCTCGGCGCCCGCGGGGAGGTCCGGGCGGGGGGCCGAGAGGGTGAGGGGGTGGGAAACCGGTGTATCCTACGTCGTAGGGACGTCCGCACAAGCCTGCGGGGACACACCGCCTCACCGGACCCCCGGCCCGCTGGTTATCTTGCCGTGAGACCGGGGCGACCCGGGGCACCACCCATCAGTGGAAAGGCTGCGAACGATCCGTGGAACCGAACGTGTTCGAGACCGCGAACGCCGGCTTCGCCCAGATCATGTACGAGGAGTTCCTGCGTGACCCGGCGGCGGTGTCGGAGGAGTGGCGCCGCTACTTCCAGACCGGGAACGCGGGCCTGACGCCGGAACAGGGCAACGGGCACCACCCCTCGGTGCACGATGCGCGGCCAGCCCAGGGCGCGGCCCCGGCCGCCCCCACCCCTGCGGCGCCCCCGGCCCCCGCCCGCGCCGCCGATGGCGCCCCGGCGCCGGTGCCGCCCGGCGCCGTGCCGATCACCGGCCCGGCCGCCAAGCTGGTGGCCAACATGAACGACAGCCGGTCGATCCCGACCGCGACCAGCTTCCGCGAGCTGTCGGTGGCCACCCTCGAGACCCGGCGCCGGGAACTCAACGCCGCCCTGCGCGCCGCGGGCCGGGGCGAGAAGGTCTCGTTCACCCACCTGATCGGCCACGCCATTGCGCGCGCCGCCCAGAAGCACCCCGCCCTCACCACCGTGTTCGTGGACGTCCCGGGCGCCCCGCACAAGCTGCCGGGCGGCCGGGTGCACCTCGGGATCGCCGTGGACGTGGAACGGAAGGATGGTACCCGCGGGCTGGTGGTGCCGGTGATCCACGAGGCCGCCGCCAAGTCGTTCGCCGAGTTCCACCAGGTGTACGAATCGCTGGTCGAGAAGGCGCGCGGCAACAAGCTGCTGCCCGACGCCTTTGCCGGCGCCACCCTGACCCTGACCAATCCCGGGGGACTCGGCACGGTGGCCTCGGTGCCCCGCCTGATGCCGGGCCAGGGGAGCATCATCGCGGTCGGCGCCATCGACTACCCGCCCGCCTTCAGCGAGGTCAGCGACGACCGGCTGCGCGAGCTCGGCGTCTCGAAGGTCATGACCGTCACCAGCACCTACGATCACCGGGTGATCCAGGGGGCGGAGTCGGGCGAGTTCCTGCGCACCGTCGACCAGCTGCTGCAGGGCGAGGACCGGTTCTACGAGGAGGCGTTTGCCAGCCTGGGGCTGGCCGCACCGGGCGCGGAGGCGCCCCCGCCCCCGCCCTCGGGCCGCCCCAGCCGCGGCTCGATCCCGGTGGTCGAGTCCCAGGCCGACCTCTATCACGTGGCCGCCGCGATGGCGCTGGTGAAGGCCCACCGGACCCACGGCCACCTGGCCGCCCGGCTCGACCCGCTCGGCAGCGTGCCGGTCGGCGACCCGGCGCTCGACCCGCAGCCGCTCGGGCTCACCCCCGACGTGATGCACACCATCCCCACCGCGGTGCTGCGGATCAACACCCCCGGGCAGAGCCTCGCCGAGGCGCTGCCCCGGCTGCAGGACGCCTACTGCGGCACCATGGCCTACGAGCTGGAGCACATCTCCAACCACGGCGAGCGGGTCTGGTTCCGGCAGATGATCGAGACCGGGTACCACCGGCAGACCATCGCGCCGGAGGAGGCGCGCTGGCTGTACCAGCGGCTGATCGACGTCGAGGCGTTCGAGCGCTTCCTGCACAAGGCCTACCTGGGCCAGAAGCGCTTCTCGATCGAGGGCGTGGACATGCTGGTGCCGATGCTCGACCTGGTCATCGAGCTGTCGGCGCAGCAGGGCGCGCGCGAGGTGGTGATCGGCATGGCGCACCGGGGACGGCTCAACGTGCTGGCCCACACCGTGGGACGGCCGTACGAGACCATCTTCGCCGAGTTCGAGGGGGCCAAGAACGCCGACGTGGGGCTCAGCCGGCCCGATGGCGGCACCGGCGACGTGAAGTACCACCACGGCGCGGAGGGGGCGTACAAGTCGCGCAGCGGCAAGGTCGTCACCGTGACGCTGTCGCCCAACCCGAGCCACCTCGAGTTCGTGGGACCGGTGGTCGATGGCCGCGCCCGCGCCGAGCAGACCACGCGCAAGGGGCGGGAGGCGCATCATGACCCGACCGCCGCGGTGCCGGTGATCATCCACGGCGACGCCGCCTTTGCCGGCCAGGGCGTCGTGGCCGAGACGTTCAACCTCGGCGCGCTCAAGGGGTACCGCACCGGCGGCACGGTGCACCTCATCACCAACAACCAGGTCGGCTTCACCACCGACATGTTCGACAGCCGGTCCACCCGGCACGCGAGCGACCTGGCCAAGGGCTTCGACGTCCCGATCATCCACGTCAACGCCGACGACGCCGAGGCCTGCCTCTCCGCGGTGCGCCTGGCGATGGCCTACCGGGAGAAGTTCCACGAGGACGTGCTGATCGACCTGGTGGGCTACCGGCGGCACGGGCACAACGAGGGCGACGAGCCGTCGTACACCCAGCCGCAGATGTACGAGCGGATCAAGCACCTGCCGACCGTGCGGCAGCAGTACGCCCGGCTGCTGGAGCAGCGCGGCGCGGTGGCGCCCGGCGAGGCGGAGCAGCTGTACGAAGCGGGCTACCAGCGGCTGGTGGACATCCAGCAGGCGTTCAAGGCCAACCTGGGCCAGGTGGCCAAGGAGCACGCCCGCGCCCCCGACCGCTCCTCCGGCGTGGAACCGGAGACCGCCGTGCCGGCCGACCTGCTCCGCGCCCTCAATGAGCAGCTGCTCGCGTGGCC
The Gemmatimonadota bacterium DNA segment above includes these coding regions:
- the fadJ gene encoding fatty acid oxidation complex subunit alpha FadJ, whose product is MTALTLRTHGRVAVLTLDLPGEPVNKLNAQVKQEFEAALEQVRGDAAVQALVITSGKPDSFIAGADIEEFTRLAGQEAFTRLSREGQAMLQRLDDFPKPVVCAIHGACLGGGYELALACDWRVATDHPRTQIGLPEVQLGLLPGAGGCVRLPRLIGLSAALGIIMPGKTEGGSKAFKLGMVDELVPKAILLDTALAAAERLLAAGVPARPASRPARGGLMGAIFDRSIPGRMFVYHKARKDTLKKSGGHYPAPLAALAAVKAGLEGGLARGFAVEHQKFGELAATDVSRKLIGIFFATTALKKDDGLPEGVTATPRTVERLAVIGSGFMGAGIAGTAVSSAGVDVRVRDTELARVGKGLKAATDILHGRLKRKRITRFEYERLAALLSGGTDFTSFPRADLVIEAVFEDLDVKRTVLAETEAATPATTIFATNTSTIPIADIAARAARPASVLGMHFFSPVDRMPLLEVIPTDRTSPDAIATAVQFGRKIGKTVIVVRDRPGFWVNRILIPYMNEAGHLFSEGVPMELLDRLMTRFGFPVGPITLLDEVGLDVGAKAGTVMHAAYGDRLKPSELIGKLLADQRLGRKNGKGFYHYHKGQKTGPDESVYDLLGLKPRAPAATTDAEQRLVYSMLNEAAMAMGEGVVRSPRDGDIGAIFGIGYPPFRGGPLRYIDDLGAPRVVEVLRALAAVHGPRFTPCDTLVRMAEAGGRFYPA
- a CDS encoding acetyl-CoA C-acyltransferase; this encodes MASPRRPAIVSGLRTPFARSGTVFKDVTAVQLARRVTQELLARTALDGALVDEVAFGQVVASVLAPNVAREVSLLPQLPRTVPAFSMNRACASAGQAITYAADQITLGHADVVLAGGVESLSDIPILHSKRMTQILLEASKAKTLGQRVGTFLKIRPRDLIPVSPAIAEPSTGESMGQSAEKMAKENGITREAQDRLALLSHQRAAAATQSGRLAQEIAPWFGGRGMDEVVTTDNLVRGDTSLEQLAKLKPVFDRRYGSVTAGNASALTDGAAVVLMMNEEKARALGYRPLAVVRSYAVAAVDPGWQLLMGPAYAVPKALDRAGITWKELGLVEIHEAFASQVLSNAQAWASPAWATKLGRSGPVGEVDWERTNVHGGSLAIGHPFGATGARIATTLANEMVHRDVQFGLISICAQGGMGFAMVLERV
- a CDS encoding class I SAM-dependent methyltransferase, which produces MPDLTRGAPPPVLYLPRPSTWLVWHDYLIRPGMRVLDLACGEGRHALKAAQWGATVTALDHDDVKLETGREAAVRLGVQVDFQAVDLTGEWPALGRFEVVLLFNYLDRERMEDVQELVAPGGLLIMETYLDWQRALGWGPTSDDHLLQPGELARLVSPFESLHGREVFEPIEGNKVRAVASIVAQRA
- a CDS encoding glycerol-3-phosphate dehydrogenase/oxidase, yielding MDLLIIGGGITGAGIARDAAMRGLSTILVEQHDLAFGTSSRSSRLIHGGLRYLEEGDLKLVFEALAERKVLLTIAPHLVHRLPFVFPVHQGDRVPLWQIWAGIWLYDLLAAFRNVKRHRFLGKRGLLQLEPMLRDKGLQGGARYYDAQCDDARLVVATARSAIRHGAQVANYMAVEELLKADGRVRGARIRDRLTGATGTIQAHVVVNATGPWCDQLRRLEDPAATPLLRPTKGTHVVVRRNRLGHEAAVTLTSPIDGRVMFVLPWGEFSYIGTTDTDTTEGPDAVRATADDVVYLLRSANAAFPNAHLDARDVIATWAGLRPLIAPPDRVGASQIPREHVIVTGPGGMLSIAGGKLTTYRTMAAELVDEVTAALHALDGRPRAPRPATDREPLPGGEVPDLEPLGQAGLELGLPIAAVDHIVRTFGTECAAVFNLVREERGLAAPLSPDHPAIGAEVVHVARREFARLVEDVLVRRLHLYYETTDRGAGAAGRTAELLGAELGWSAERIEKERLRYHAMATDPLPSA
- a CDS encoding Ig-like domain-containing protein, which produces MRRTAWQGALLGVAAALIAACGGSGGGGSGNNPTLTIAKAAVANGDNQVAAVGTALANNIRVVVTDDGDPVEGQVITWATGNGSVTPTQSTTDQNGIATTNWTLGNIAGAQSLSASLSGAVNSPLAFAATGTPGAISTFSAISGSEQFAAVSTAFGQQATVKVADQFGNGIQGVVVTWAVGSGSLTPSVGFNSTGTNGQASVTVVAGASAGPALLNATITALATVIPFTLTVVPTARQVNVGSDFFTSVTNGTSDPAVDTLVVGQSMQWNLVGGTHTVHSIGQGFTSSGNLTGAGYTVQFTNAGTFTYDCAIHGAQMTGTIVVQ
- a CDS encoding multifunctional oxoglutarate decarboxylase/oxoglutarate dehydrogenase thiamine pyrophosphate-binding subunit/dihydrolipoyllysine-residue succinyltransferase subunit, translated to MFETANAGFAQIMYEEFLRDPAAVSEEWRRYFQTGNAGLTPEQGNGHHPSVHDARPAQGAAPAAPTPAAPPAPARAADGAPAPVPPGAVPITGPAAKLVANMNDSRSIPTATSFRELSVATLETRRRELNAALRAAGRGEKVSFTHLIGHAIARAAQKHPALTTVFVDVPGAPHKLPGGRVHLGIAVDVERKDGTRGLVVPVIHEAAAKSFAEFHQVYESLVEKARGNKLLPDAFAGATLTLTNPGGLGTVASVPRLMPGQGSIIAVGAIDYPPAFSEVSDDRLRELGVSKVMTVTSTYDHRVIQGAESGEFLRTVDQLLQGEDRFYEEAFASLGLAAPGAEAPPPPPSGRPSRGSIPVVESQADLYHVAAAMALVKAHRTHGHLAARLDPLGSVPVGDPALDPQPLGLTPDVMHTIPTAVLRINTPGQSLAEALPRLQDAYCGTMAYELEHISNHGERVWFRQMIETGYHRQTIAPEEARWLYQRLIDVEAFERFLHKAYLGQKRFSIEGVDMLVPMLDLVIELSAQQGAREVVIGMAHRGRLNVLAHTVGRPYETIFAEFEGAKNADVGLSRPDGGTGDVKYHHGAEGAYKSRSGKVVTVTLSPNPSHLEFVGPVVDGRARAEQTTRKGREAHHDPTAAVPVIIHGDAAFAGQGVVAETFNLGALKGYRTGGTVHLITNNQVGFTTDMFDSRSTRHASDLAKGFDVPIIHVNADDAEACLSAVRLAMAYREKFHEDVLIDLVGYRRHGHNEGDEPSYTQPQMYERIKHLPTVRQQYARLLEQRGAVAPGEAEQLYEAGYQRLVDIQQAFKANLGQVAKEHARAPDRSSGVEPETAVPADLLRALNEQLLAWPEGFTVNPKLVKQLERRRSALGPEGGIDWGHAEALSLAALLVEGVPIRMTGQDTERGTFSQRHTVLHDAVSGVAHTPMKQLPGALASLELHNSPLSELATLGFEYGYSAAAPETLVMWEGQFGDFVNGAQVIIDQFIVSGLSKWGLTTRLTLLLPHGYEGQGPEHSSARLERFLQLCAEGNIRVANPTTPAQYFHLLRRQAKRSRQRPLVVMTPKSLLRLPQATSRLEELASGYWLPVLDDPVAREHRDAVRRVVLCSGKVAYDLLAGAAGMDRSRLALVRLEQLYSFPEEELRAMLAGYPHATELVWTQEEPGNMGAWTYVEPRLRALLGPGLTLRYAGRPDRASPAEGYATAHAAEQKRIVAEALG